The Rhizobium etli 8C-3 genome has a segment encoding these proteins:
- a CDS encoding ABC transporter permease, whose protein sequence is MTVDTLTSGAVGWRTIFSKQLMLVTGAGLLLFFVLLATSAPVLAPYDPILQNGDARLQAPSLLHPFGTDNFGRDVLSRVIWGTRIDLQIALIGVAFPFLIGTAVGTIAGFFGGIVDALFMRLVDIILAFPFLVLMLSIIAILGPGLGSFYIAMALVGWVSYARLIRAQMLVLKNSDYAVAAVSLGFSRMRIMFRHLLPNAIAGSIVFAMSDAVLVLLSGAAVSYLGLGVQPPVAEWGVMVAEGQSFITTAWWITLFPGLSIVCLAFGFSMLGDALGERLGVHE, encoded by the coding sequence ATGACCGTCGATACCCTCACTTCAGGTGCCGTCGGCTGGCGGACGATCTTCAGCAAGCAATTGATGCTTGTGACCGGCGCGGGCCTCCTGCTGTTCTTCGTCCTGCTGGCGACAAGCGCGCCTGTTTTGGCACCCTATGACCCAATCCTTCAAAACGGCGACGCCCGTCTGCAGGCGCCTTCGCTGCTGCATCCCTTCGGTACGGATAACTTCGGCCGCGACGTGCTTTCCCGCGTCATCTGGGGCACGCGGATCGACCTGCAGATCGCGCTGATCGGCGTCGCTTTTCCCTTTCTCATCGGCACCGCGGTTGGCACCATCGCCGGCTTTTTCGGTGGCATCGTCGATGCGCTGTTCATGCGGCTCGTGGATATCATCCTCGCCTTTCCCTTCCTGGTGTTGATGCTATCCATCATCGCCATCCTCGGACCGGGGCTCGGCAGCTTTTACATCGCCATGGCACTGGTTGGCTGGGTCTCCTATGCCAGGCTGATCAGGGCGCAGATGCTGGTGCTCAAGAACAGCGACTATGCGGTGGCCGCCGTAAGCCTTGGCTTTTCGAGGATGCGCATCATGTTCCGACACCTGCTGCCGAACGCGATTGCCGGGTCGATCGTCTTTGCGATGTCGGATGCGGTGTTGGTGCTGCTCAGCGGCGCGGCCGTCAGCTATCTCGGCCTTGGTGTGCAGCCGCCAGTGGCCGAATGGGGTGTTATGGTGGCGGAGGGCCAAAGTTTTATCACCACGGCCTGGTGGATTACCCTGTTTCCTGGGCTTTCCATCGTCTGCCTCGCTTTCGGCTTCAGCATGCTCGGCGATGCGCTTGGCGAGCGCCTCGGAGTGCACGAATGA
- a CDS encoding ABC transporter permease, whose translation MYRYRFVLTRPLQFLPVIFGISVITFILVRLIPGDPARNLLGSRATPTAIASIRAQYGLDQPMWLQYLYFLKNLANGEMGKSILYKIDVLRLIVTRIEPTVALVASSVVLSILIAVPMAAIAARNAGKRPDHAVRIVSTFGIGFPPFWLGLMLIILFSVELGLLPVSGYGATLGDKLAHLILPSLTVALSLSTVLTRSLRAAMIESLKSDIATAARARGMPERIVFWRHVVPNSLVPTVNLLAVNIGWLVGGTVVVESVFALPGMGQLLVRAIFSRDYMVVQGVAMVFACATVLVNFAADIVTVAIDPRVRL comes from the coding sequence ATGTATCGCTATAGGTTCGTTCTCACCCGACCCTTGCAGTTTTTGCCCGTCATTTTCGGCATCAGCGTCATCACCTTCATTCTGGTGCGGCTGATCCCCGGCGATCCGGCACGCAACCTGCTCGGCTCGCGCGCCACGCCGACCGCAATAGCCAGTATCCGTGCCCAGTACGGCCTCGATCAGCCTATGTGGCTTCAATATCTGTACTTTCTGAAAAACCTCGCCAATGGCGAAATGGGCAAGTCGATCCTCTACAAGATCGACGTGCTGAGATTGATCGTCACCCGCATCGAGCCAACCGTTGCACTCGTCGCCTCCAGCGTTGTTCTTTCGATCCTGATCGCCGTGCCGATGGCAGCGATTGCCGCGCGCAATGCCGGCAAGAGGCCCGATCATGCGGTGCGTATCGTCTCCACGTTCGGCATCGGCTTCCCGCCCTTTTGGCTCGGGCTGATGCTCATCATCCTCTTCAGCGTCGAGCTCGGCCTGCTGCCGGTCTCGGGCTATGGCGCAACACTCGGCGATAAGCTCGCACATCTGATTCTGCCCAGTTTGACCGTGGCTCTGTCGCTCTCGACTGTTTTGACGCGCAGCCTCAGGGCGGCAATGATCGAATCGCTTAAATCAGACATAGCGACGGCGGCGCGTGCCCGTGGCATGCCCGAACGCATCGTCTTCTGGCGCCATGTCGTACCGAATTCGCTGGTGCCCACCGTCAATCTTCTCGCGGTCAATATCGGCTGGCTCGTCGGTGGCACCGTCGTCGTCGAGAGCGTCTTTGCGCTTCCCGGAATGGGGCAGCTTCTCGTGCGCGCCATCTTCTCGCGCGACTATATGGTGGTCCAGGGCGTTGCCATGGTCTTTGCCTGCGCCACCGTGCTCGTCAATTTCGCCGCCGATATCGTCACCGTCGCGATCGATCCGAGGGTGAGGCTATGA
- a CDS encoding proline iminopeptidase-family hydrolase produces the protein MWREIEPEARHQIGVDGYKVVAYSFGSGPETILCLNGGPGLPCDYLRDAHSCLIDKGYRVVAFDQLGTGASDRPTSPELWTIGRYVEETETVRKTLGLGKVHMLGHSWGGWLAIDYALAYPQNLQTLILEDTVADMPHLITELERLRAALGPETVAMMQKHEAQGSYDHPEYLAAITILNYRHVCRLREWPAPVRRSLNDWNLGPYATMQGPNEFHYIGNLKDWSRILDLPRINVPTLITTGEHDELTPACALKMKLAISNAELRVFANASHMPFYENPGDYYPVLIDFLSRHRRN, from the coding sequence ATGTGGCGTGAAATCGAACCCGAGGCGCGACACCAAATTGGAGTCGATGGCTATAAGGTCGTCGCCTATAGCTTCGGCTCCGGGCCCGAGACGATCTTGTGCCTGAACGGCGGGCCGGGACTTCCCTGTGACTATCTGCGCGATGCGCATTCCTGTCTTATCGACAAGGGCTATCGCGTGGTGGCCTTCGACCAGCTCGGCACCGGCGCTTCGGACCGCCCGACCAGCCCAGAGCTGTGGACGATCGGCCGCTATGTCGAGGAGACGGAGACGGTGCGCAAGACCCTGGGGCTCGGAAAGGTGCATATGCTCGGCCATTCCTGGGGCGGTTGGCTGGCAATCGACTATGCGCTCGCTTACCCACAAAACTTGCAGACGCTGATCCTCGAAGATACGGTCGCCGACATGCCCCATCTCATTACCGAGCTGGAGCGGTTGCGCGCCGCGCTCGGTCCCGAGACGGTGGCCATGATGCAGAAGCACGAGGCGCAGGGCAGCTACGACCACCCGGAATATCTCGCAGCCATCACTATTTTGAACTACCGCCACGTTTGCCGATTGCGGGAGTGGCCGGCGCCGGTGCGCCGGTCGCTCAACGACTGGAACTTGGGGCCATATGCAACCATGCAAGGGCCGAACGAATTCCACTATATCGGCAACCTCAAGGATTGGAGCCGTATTCTCGACCTGCCGCGCATCAACGTACCCACACTGATCACCACCGGCGAGCACGATGAACTGACGCCGGCCTGCGCACTGAAGATGAAGCTTGCCATTTCGAATGCCGAGCTCAGGGTCTTTGCCAATGCCAGTCACATGCCATTTTACGAAAACCCCGGAGATTACTATCCGGTGCTGATCGATTTCTTGTCCCGACACAGGCGCAACTGA
- a CDS encoding LuxR family transcriptional regulator: protein MLDEIETIRRQFTVHQTLDGRIDQIFEAMKAIGFEALIYDYTPVAYDLDGAIMVPSLLKLRNICGDMHDYWFNRGYFRIDPVQQVALRTSTPFFWSYDADADTLIRRFMTEDTAPVARYLSERDMSTGVTVPIHMPRGDYATVTGIRFGGNKEFEKHALRYIADFNLLAHVFHEAAYSLFDADVFQVGKARLTERERECLRYSADGYSAKEISRIIDRSVPTVVMHLTAAAKKLGAKNRTQAVVRATHYRLLEERSSYNL, encoded by the coding sequence ATGCTTGACGAAATCGAAACCATCAGACGCCAGTTTACTGTTCATCAGACTCTCGATGGCCGCATCGATCAGATCTTCGAGGCGATGAAGGCAATCGGCTTCGAGGCGCTGATTTATGACTATACCCCGGTGGCTTATGATCTCGACGGTGCGATCATGGTTCCGTCGCTGCTGAAGCTTCGCAATATTTGCGGTGACATGCATGATTACTGGTTCAACCGCGGCTATTTCCGCATCGATCCGGTGCAGCAGGTCGCGCTTCGCACCTCGACACCCTTCTTCTGGAGCTATGATGCCGACGCCGACACGCTGATCCGCCGCTTCATGACCGAGGACACCGCTCCCGTCGCCCGCTATCTGAGCGAAAGGGACATGTCGACCGGAGTTACGGTGCCAATTCATATGCCGCGCGGAGACTATGCCACAGTCACCGGCATCCGCTTCGGGGGCAACAAGGAATTCGAAAAGCACGCCCTGCGCTATATCGCCGATTTCAATCTCCTTGCACATGTGTTCCATGAAGCGGCTTACAGCCTCTTCGATGCCGACGTCTTCCAGGTCGGCAAGGCCAGGCTGACGGAACGGGAGCGCGAATGCCTGCGCTATTCGGCGGACGGATACTCCGCCAAGGAAATCTCGCGCATCATCGATCGATCGGTGCCGACGGTGGTCATGCATCTGACCGCCGCGGCCAAGAAGCTGGGCGCCAAAAACCGCACGCAGGCCGTCGTTCGCGCCACCCATTATCGTCTTCTGGAAGAGCGCTCATCCTATAACTTGTGA
- a CDS encoding proline iminopeptidase-family hydrolase: protein MEIHVAAIASKEAFLPFREYQTWYRITGSLDSGRLPLVVAHGGPGCTHDYVDSFSGITEIDGRPVIHYDQLGNGNSTRLREKGPDFWTPALFLEELDALLKQVGIHERYAFLGQSWGGMLGAEHAVRRPRGLKALVIANSPANMHTWVAEANRLREQLPQEVQDTLLRHEQAGTITDPEYVAASRVFYDRHVCRIVPWPPEVARTFAIMDEDNTVYRNMNGPTEFHVIGTMKDWAIEDRLPLIEAPTLLISGKFDEATPLVVKPYVERIERCEWVLFEQSSHMPHVEEKALCLETVSAFLRRHD from the coding sequence ATGGAGATCCATGTGGCCGCAATTGCGTCGAAGGAAGCCTTTCTGCCCTTTCGCGAGTACCAGACCTGGTATCGCATAACCGGCTCGCTCGACAGCGGCAGGTTGCCACTCGTTGTCGCCCATGGCGGTCCTGGCTGCACCCATGACTATGTGGATTCCTTCAGCGGAATTACCGAAATAGACGGCCGCCCGGTCATTCACTACGACCAGCTCGGTAACGGCAATTCCACCCGTCTGCGGGAAAAAGGTCCGGATTTCTGGACGCCGGCGCTCTTTCTGGAAGAACTGGATGCGCTCCTGAAGCAGGTCGGCATTCACGAACGGTATGCCTTCCTCGGCCAGTCTTGGGGCGGCATGCTCGGCGCCGAACATGCCGTGCGCCGACCGAGGGGTCTGAAGGCGCTCGTCATCGCCAATTCCCCAGCCAACATGCATACCTGGGTCGCGGAAGCCAACCGCCTTCGCGAACAGCTGCCGCAGGAGGTGCAAGATACGCTCTTGCGACACGAGCAGGCCGGAACGATTACCGACCCCGAATATGTCGCCGCCTCGCGCGTCTTCTATGATCGCCATGTCTGCCGCATCGTACCCTGGCCGCCGGAAGTCGCCCGCACCTTCGCCATCATGGACGAAGACAACACTGTCTACCGCAACATGAACGGCCCGACGGAGTTTCATGTCATCGGCACGATGAAGGATTGGGCGATCGAAGATAGGCTGCCGCTCATCGAGGCGCCGACGCTGCTGATCTCGGGCAAGTTTGATGAGGCAACCCCGCTGGTCGTCAAGCCCTATGTCGAGCGCATCGAGAGATGCGAATGGGTGCTCTTCGAGCAGTCGAGCCACATGCCGCATGTGGAAGAGAAGGCACTCTGCCTGGAGACGGTTTCGGCATTCTTGCGACGACACGATTGA
- a CDS encoding 3'-5' exonuclease has protein sequence MTQQFDLFDANGAAPAKGKGSPNHSPAALSEDDMVRQLHETGRYRILRKLEPRLVITAARPEFPLKGVIIDTETTGLNHRKNEIIEIGAVAFTFDEAGNIGDVIGVYSALQQPSIPIPKEITRLTGITDDMVADQMIDPYELRAVVEPADLVIAHNAGFDRPFCETFSTIFAGKAWACSVSEIDWASRGFEGTKLGYLIGQAGYFHEGHRAVDDCFALLEVLAEGGGVSGPTPFAELYEASQRSRARIFAENSPYDMKDQLKARGYRWSDGSDGRPRSWWIEVAEDALDDELRYLRTHVYRFDDADPPIKRLTAFDRFRY, from the coding sequence ATGACCCAGCAGTTCGATCTGTTTGATGCTAACGGGGCAGCGCCTGCAAAGGGCAAAGGCTCGCCAAACCATTCTCCGGCTGCGTTGAGCGAAGATGATATGGTGCGGCAACTCCACGAGACTGGCCGCTACCGTATCCTGAGGAAACTCGAGCCACGTTTGGTGATCACGGCTGCGCGCCCCGAATTTCCGTTGAAAGGCGTAATCATCGACACTGAAACAACCGGCCTCAATCATCGCAAGAACGAGATTATCGAGATTGGCGCAGTTGCGTTCACGTTCGATGAAGCGGGAAATATCGGTGATGTCATCGGTGTCTATAGCGCTCTTCAGCAGCCCAGCATTCCAATCCCGAAGGAGATCACGCGTCTCACCGGCATCACCGACGACATGGTGGCCGATCAGATGATTGATCCATATGAGCTTCGTGCTGTCGTCGAGCCCGCTGACCTCGTAATTGCCCACAATGCCGGCTTCGACCGGCCGTTCTGCGAGACCTTTTCAACAATCTTTGCTGGAAAAGCCTGGGCTTGTTCGGTTTCTGAAATTGACTGGGCCTCGCGCGGCTTTGAAGGAACAAAGCTCGGTTATCTGATCGGCCAGGCAGGTTATTTTCATGAGGGCCACCGGGCGGTCGATGACTGCTTTGCTCTCCTCGAGGTCCTCGCAGAGGGCGGAGGAGTATCGGGACCAACGCCTTTTGCCGAGCTCTACGAGGCAAGCCAGCGATCACGCGCCCGCATCTTTGCCGAAAACAGCCCCTATGACATGAAGGATCAACTGAAAGCACGCGGCTATCGCTGGTCGGATGGCAGTGACGGGCGTCCGAGGTCCTGGTGGATCGAGGTTGCCGAAGACGCACTCGATGACGAACTCCGCTATCTGCGCACGCATGTCTATCGCTTCGATGACGCAGATCCACCGATCAAGCGGCTCACCGCCTTTGACCGCTTCAGGTACTAG
- a CDS encoding helix-turn-helix domain-containing protein produces MNKAGNAKEPSAVDIEVGRRIRMQRRVLGMSQSALAERVSVTFQQVQKYEKGSNRVGASRLQGIADCLNVPVSFFFEGMSGADESESALVKGMDDLTGFISTAEGLALNRAFLAVKDARIRQKIVGLVKSLASLEGDD; encoded by the coding sequence ATGAATAAAGCCGGTAATGCAAAGGAACCAAGTGCAGTCGACATCGAGGTCGGCAGGCGAATCCGCATGCAACGACGGGTGCTTGGCATGAGCCAGTCGGCGCTTGCCGAACGGGTCAGCGTCACGTTTCAGCAGGTACAGAAATACGAGAAGGGCAGCAACCGGGTGGGCGCGAGTAGGCTTCAAGGCATTGCCGACTGTTTGAACGTCCCTGTTTCATTCTTTTTCGAAGGAATGTCGGGAGCCGATGAGAGTGAATCAGCTTTAGTAAAGGGCATGGACGATCTGACGGGATTTATATCCACCGCCGAGGGGCTTGCACTAAACCGCGCATTCCTTGCGGTAAAAGACGCTCGAATACGGCAAAAGATCGTGGGTCTGGTAAAGTCGCTGGCGTCCCTGGAAGGCGACGACTGA
- a CDS encoding L-idonate 5-dehydrogenase, which translates to MKAIVIHGPKDLRIEERPIEAPGPGEVRLRLATGGICGSDLHYYNHGGFGSVRLREPMILGHEVSAYVEALGSGVEGLRSGQLVAVSPSRPCRSCLYCQEGLHNQCLNMRFYGSAMPFPHVQGAFREALVADAVQCVPADGLTPAEAAIAEPLAVTLHATRRAGEILGKRVLVTGCGPIGLLSILAARRAGAAEIVATDLSDFTLSLARKVGADRTINMGDQPDALTPYAAQKGSFDVLYECSGAAPALVAGITALRPRAVIIQLGLGGDMNLPMMAITAKELDLRGSFRFHEEFAAGVGLMQKGLIDVKPLITHTLPLSDAVAAFELATDRSQAMKAQIAFN; encoded by the coding sequence ATGAAAGCCATCGTCATTCATGGTCCGAAAGACCTGCGTATCGAGGAACGTCCAATCGAAGCGCCAGGACCCGGAGAAGTGCGCCTGCGCCTTGCGACAGGAGGCATCTGCGGCAGCGATCTGCACTATTACAATCACGGCGGCTTCGGCTCGGTTCGGCTGCGGGAGCCGATGATCCTTGGTCACGAGGTGTCGGCCTATGTGGAAGCACTCGGCTCAGGCGTAGAGGGATTGAGATCGGGCCAGCTCGTCGCCGTTTCTCCGTCCCGGCCGTGCCGATCGTGCCTTTATTGCCAGGAAGGACTTCACAATCAGTGCCTCAATATGCGGTTTTATGGCAGTGCCATGCCTTTCCCGCATGTCCAGGGCGCTTTCCGAGAGGCTCTCGTCGCCGATGCCGTTCAATGCGTGCCGGCAGACGGTCTTACCCCAGCCGAAGCGGCGATCGCAGAACCGCTGGCCGTTACCCTTCACGCCACGCGCCGGGCGGGAGAAATATTGGGTAAGCGGGTTCTGGTGACCGGCTGCGGGCCGATCGGCCTTCTGTCGATCCTTGCAGCACGCCGTGCCGGCGCCGCCGAAATCGTGGCAACGGATCTGTCCGATTTCACCCTCTCTCTGGCACGCAAGGTCGGCGCGGACAGGACCATCAATATGGGAGACCAGCCCGATGCGCTGACCCCTTACGCAGCCCAGAAGGGCTCGTTCGACGTGCTTTACGAGTGCTCCGGTGCCGCACCTGCCTTGGTTGCCGGCATCACCGCCCTTCGACCGCGCGCCGTGATTATTCAGCTTGGCCTTGGCGGGGACATGAACCTCCCGATGATGGCGATCACGGCCAAGGAACTTGACCTGCGTGGTTCCTTCCGCTTTCACGAAGAATTTGCGGCCGGTGTCGGGTTGATGCAAAAGGGGCTGATCGACGTGAAGCCGCTGATCACCCACACACTTCCCCTATCGGACGCTGTGGCCGCCTTCGAACTGGCAACTGATAGAAGCCAGGCGATGAAGGCCCAGATTGCCTTTAACTGA
- a CDS encoding 2-hydroxyacid dehydrogenase, giving the protein MSKPQILQVGPYPEWDEAPLKAAFSVHRYFEAPDKQEFLAAVGPNVRAIATRGELGASRAMIEACPLLEVISVYGVGFDAVDLAACRERGIRVTNTPDVLTNDVADLGVAMMLCLSRGMIDAESWVKDGSWAQKGLYPLKRRVWGRRAGVLGLGRIGYEVAKRLQGFDMQIAYCDVAPKDFAADWEFVADPVALAARSDFLFVTLAASAATRHIVGREVIAALGGEGMLVNISRASNIDEEALLDALESGALGSAALDVFEGEPKLNPRFLALDNVLLQPHHASGTIETRKAMGQLVRDNLMAHFSGQPLLTPVL; this is encoded by the coding sequence ATGAGCAAACCCCAGATCCTTCAAGTCGGGCCCTATCCGGAATGGGATGAGGCGCCTCTTAAAGCTGCATTTTCGGTTCATCGTTACTTCGAGGCCCCCGACAAGCAGGAGTTTCTTGCTGCTGTCGGTCCCAATGTTCGGGCGATCGCCACGCGAGGCGAACTCGGCGCCAGCCGCGCCATGATCGAGGCCTGCCCTTTACTCGAGGTGATCTCTGTCTATGGGGTGGGTTTTGATGCCGTCGATCTGGCGGCTTGCCGGGAGCGTGGTATCCGCGTCACCAACACACCGGATGTGCTGACGAACGACGTAGCCGATCTTGGCGTGGCGATGATGCTTTGCCTGTCGCGCGGCATGATTGATGCGGAAAGCTGGGTAAAGGACGGAAGCTGGGCGCAAAAGGGGCTCTACCCGCTGAAGCGCCGCGTGTGGGGCCGCCGCGCCGGCGTGCTCGGCCTCGGCCGGATCGGGTATGAAGTGGCCAAACGCCTCCAGGGCTTCGATATGCAGATCGCCTATTGCGATGTCGCGCCAAAAGATTTCGCCGCCGATTGGGAATTTGTCGCCGATCCGGTAGCGCTCGCGGCGCGTTCGGATTTTCTGTTCGTCACGTTGGCCGCTTCCGCCGCCACCCGCCACATCGTCGGCCGCGAGGTCATTGCGGCTCTCGGCGGGGAGGGGATGCTGGTCAACATCTCCCGCGCCTCCAATATTGACGAGGAAGCCTTGCTCGATGCACTCGAAAGCGGAGCGCTGGGCTCCGCTGCCCTTGACGTGTTCGAAGGCGAGCCGAAGCTCAATCCACGGTTCCTCGCCCTCGACAATGTGCTCCTGCAGCCGCATCACGCCTCTGGAACCATCGAAACACGCAAGGCCATGGGACAGCTTGTTCGTGACAATCTCATGGCGCATTTTTCCGGTCAGCCTCTGCTGACCCCGGTTCTTTAG
- a CDS encoding SDR family oxidoreductase, which yields MGQDLFDLTGRRALVTGSSQGIGLALARGLANAGAEIVLNGRDAAKLAEAARGLGGSTHQLAFDATDHEAVREAVDGFEATIGAIDILVNNAGMQHRTPLEDFPAEAFEQLMRTNISTVFNVGQAVARHMIKRGAGKIINIASVQTALARPGIAPYTATKGAVGNLTKGMATDWAKYGLQCNAIAPGYFDTPLNAALVADSNFSAWLEKRTPAGRWGKVDELVGACVFLASDASSFVNGHVLYVDGGITASL from the coding sequence ATGGGGCAGGACTTGTTTGACTTGACGGGCCGGCGAGCCCTCGTCACGGGATCGTCGCAGGGGATCGGCCTTGCCCTTGCACGCGGTCTTGCCAATGCCGGTGCCGAAATCGTGCTCAACGGTCGCGACGCTGCAAAACTTGCGGAAGCTGCGAGAGGTCTCGGTGGCAGCACGCATCAACTGGCATTCGACGCGACCGATCATGAGGCCGTTCGCGAAGCGGTGGACGGCTTCGAAGCAACGATCGGTGCGATCGACATTCTCGTCAACAATGCGGGAATGCAGCATCGCACGCCGCTCGAGGACTTTCCGGCGGAGGCGTTCGAGCAGCTTATGCGGACCAATATCTCCACTGTTTTCAACGTTGGCCAAGCGGTCGCACGGCACATGATCAAACGCGGAGCTGGCAAGATCATCAATATCGCCAGCGTACAGACTGCATTGGCACGTCCCGGCATTGCACCCTACACCGCGACCAAGGGTGCTGTTGGCAATCTGACCAAGGGAATGGCCACCGACTGGGCCAAATATGGACTGCAATGCAATGCCATTGCGCCTGGCTATTTCGATACGCCCTTGAACGCCGCATTGGTTGCCGATTCCAACTTTTCCGCCTGGCTGGAAAAGCGCACGCCGGCCGGCCGCTGGGGCAAAGTGGATGAACTGGTCGGCGCCTGCGTGTTCCTAGCCTCCGACGCATCCTCATTTGTGAACGGACATGTGCTTTATGTTGACGGTGGCATCACGGCCTCTCTTTAA
- a CDS encoding gluconokinase, protein MGVAGCGKSSVGAALAARLGAVYLDGDDLHPSENIDKMRRGMALDDEDRWPWLTLVGRKLSNSGGPQIVGCSALKRAYRIHITQTCAETVTFVHLAGTPEVIKARMNARKGHFMPTGLLTSQFAALEPPGADENAFSVDIDRPLGSIVEAIVTQLEGMKT, encoded by the coding sequence ATGGGGGTTGCAGGCTGCGGCAAGTCCTCGGTCGGCGCCGCGCTCGCGGCACGATTGGGGGCGGTATATCTCGATGGCGACGACCTTCACCCTTCGGAAAATATCGACAAGATGCGCCGCGGCATGGCCTTGGACGATGAGGATCGCTGGCCATGGTTGACCTTGGTCGGCCGGAAACTGTCCAACTCCGGAGGGCCACAGATCGTCGGCTGTTCGGCGCTCAAGCGAGCCTACCGCATTCATATCACGCAGACTTGCGCAGAGACGGTCACCTTCGTTCATCTTGCCGGTACTCCCGAGGTCATCAAGGCGCGAATGAATGCCAGAAAAGGTCATTTTATGCCAACCGGCCTGCTGACGAGCCAGTTCGCAGCGCTGGAACCACCGGGGGCGGACGAAAACGCGTTCAGCGTGGATATTGACCGGCCCCTCGGCTCGATTGTCGAAGCAATCGTCACGCAATTGGAAGGAATGAAGACATGA
- a CDS encoding NAD(P)-dependent oxidoreductase, producing MTNKVALIGAGAMGGAIGARLVETGNLLTVFDLDETKMRELVDKGAVPAASAAAAAAGSDYVILSLNSAKIVRLAVFGEGGVAGGARPGTIIIDMSSIDPEATKALASEAAQMGLRWVDSPLSGGAPKALVGQLTLMAGGKEKDVADAHEVLRHVASNYTHMGPSGAGQTTKLINQVLCGLNFLAVAEATQLALDAGVDAAKIPQALKGGRADSAILQEYMPRFVVKDYRRTGRIDNMVKDLSGAQDLARRTNTAMPLTALCAEIHRMLTAAGLGGEDQAALMEFFKGPNKDIVQ from the coding sequence ATGACGAACAAGGTTGCATTGATCGGCGCCGGCGCGATGGGCGGCGCCATCGGAGCCCGGCTCGTCGAAACCGGGAATCTACTGACGGTCTTTGATCTGGACGAGACCAAGATGCGCGAGCTGGTCGACAAAGGCGCTGTGCCGGCGGCAAGCGCGGCAGCAGCAGCCGCCGGCTCGGACTATGTCATCCTCAGCCTCAACTCGGCGAAAATCGTCCGCCTCGCCGTTTTCGGCGAAGGCGGCGTTGCAGGCGGCGCCAGGCCCGGAACCATCATCATAGACATGTCCTCGATCGACCCGGAGGCGACGAAGGCCCTGGCGTCCGAGGCGGCGCAGATGGGTCTGCGCTGGGTCGACAGTCCGCTGTCGGGTGGCGCGCCCAAGGCATTGGTCGGGCAGCTTACGCTTATGGCCGGCGGCAAGGAAAAAGACGTCGCTGATGCACATGAGGTGCTGCGGCACGTCGCCTCGAATTACACACATATGGGGCCTTCCGGGGCCGGCCAGACCACGAAGCTGATCAACCAGGTTCTCTGCGGGCTCAATTTCCTGGCCGTGGCGGAAGCGACGCAGTTGGCTCTCGACGCCGGCGTGGATGCGGCAAAGATCCCGCAGGCTTTGAAGGGCGGCCGGGCTGACAGCGCCATCCTGCAAGAATACATGCCGCGCTTCGTAGTCAAAGATTACCGTCGCACCGGCCGGATCGACAACATGGTCAAGGATTTGAGCGGGGCGCAGGATCTCGCCCGCCGCACCAACACCGCCATGCCGCTGACGGCGCTGTGCGCCGAAATTCACCGCATGCTAACTGCCGCCGGCCTCGGCGGTGAGGACCAAGCCGCCCTCATGGAATTTTTCAAGGGACCCAACAAGGACATCGTACAATGA